Proteins from a genomic interval of Methanobrevibacter wolinii SH:
- a CDS encoding DUF362 domain-containing protein: protein MIVKDWCVYCGECAGVCPRNLITVRETNLEFKTDECKECSTCVAACPINALEQE, encoded by the coding sequence ATGATTGTTAAAGATTGGTGTGTTTACTGTGGTGAATGTGCTGGAGTATGTCCAAGAAATTTAATCACAGTCAGAGAAACAAATTTAGAATTTAAAACTGATGAGTGTAAAGAATGTAGTACATGTGTTGCAGCATGTCCTATAAATGCATTAGAACAAGAATAG
- a CDS encoding NAD(P)/FAD-dependent oxidoreductase: MIETDVLVVGAGPAGSTAAKHAALGGAKVILIDKKSEIGAPKRCAEGVSKKGLKKLGVEPNPRFIAKELDGVRLVAPDNTSVWMTSEEIELPEAGYILERKVFDKFMAMDAARAGAEIKIKTLAKKVTKAEDSFIVTCEQFGEEFDIKAHIVIAADGPESHVGRWAGLKTATKAVHMESGFQYEMCNLHFERPGVIEFYFGSCAPGGYVWIFPKGDDIANVGLAILTPTAEKLNPGKTAKEYLDDWIAKSPITKDAQAVEMNVGGDPVGGMPKKIYDDNIMVCGDAAGQVNPLTGGGIISGMTGGMYAGQVAAEAIKEGNYSSKFLKKYDKLVRDDIGEEIKKYAVVQNYMLDLKDEDLNKIADAFKDMDFTKVSTTQLVKALIKVSPSAALKIGRYFL; this comes from the coding sequence ATGATAGAAACAGATGTATTAGTCGTTGGAGCAGGACCTGCTGGTTCTACAGCAGCAAAACATGCGGCATTAGGTGGAGCAAAAGTAATATTAATTGATAAAAAATCTGAAATTGGAGCTCCTAAAAGATGTGCTGAAGGTGTTTCTAAAAAAGGTCTTAAAAAATTAGGTGTAGAACCTAATCCTAGATTCATTGCTAAAGAATTAGATGGTGTAAGACTTGTAGCACCTGATAATACTAGTGTATGGATGACTTCTGAAGAAATTGAACTTCCTGAAGCAGGTTATATCTTAGAAAGGAAAGTATTTGATAAATTTATGGCTATGGATGCAGCTAGGGCTGGTGCAGAAATTAAAATTAAAACATTAGCTAAAAAAGTTACTAAAGCTGAAGATTCTTTCATTGTTACTTGTGAACAATTTGGAGAAGAATTTGATATTAAAGCACATATTGTAATTGCAGCTGATGGTCCAGAATCTCATGTTGGTAGATGGGCAGGTTTAAAAACAGCTACAAAAGCAGTTCATATGGAATCTGGTTTCCAATATGAAATGTGTAATTTACACTTTGAAAGACCAGGAGTTATTGAATTCTATTTCGGTTCTTGTGCTCCTGGAGGATATGTATGGATTTTCCCTAAAGGAGATGACATTGCAAATGTTGGTTTAGCAATTCTTACTCCTACTGCAGAAAAACTTAATCCAGGTAAAACTGCTAAAGAATATTTAGATGATTGGATTGCAAAAAGTCCTATTACTAAAGATGCACAAGCTGTTGAAATGAATGTTGGTGGAGACCCTGTTGGTGGTATGCCTAAAAAAATATATGATGATAATATAATGGTTTGTGGAGATGCAGCTGGACAAGTTAATCCTTTAACTGGTGGAGGAATTATTAGTGGTATGACTGGTGGTATGTATGCTGGTCAAGTAGCAGCTGAAGCTATTAAAGAAGGAAATTATTCTTCTAAATTCCTTAAAAAATATGATAAATTAGTAAGGGATGATATTGGAGAAGAAATTAAAAAATATGCAGTTGTTCAAAATTATATGCTTGATTTAAAAGATGAAGATCTTAATAAAATCGCTGATGCATTTAAAGATATGGATTTCACTAAAGTTTCTACAACCCAACTTGTAAAAGCTTTAATTAAAGTTTCTCCTTCAGCAGCTTTAAAAATAGGTAGATATTTCTTATAA